From Candidatus Nomurabacteria bacterium, one genomic window encodes:
- a CDS encoding cell division protein FtsW: MDTNFNEAGSGKIMNRDWWVWPGPSSRRHQADRSIFVTTLILLVIGLVIQYAIGPAVTAGTDGISRNFYFYRHFASILIGFASLYIAWKVPIKSWIRLSPWLLAAGAALSLITIAIDGIASRWIQIGFFSFQPVEVIKLAMILGGAAFILQARQNNNFTSSWRPVSQLLYALVGATFLVVILQRDFGSWFVIAAVVMLMLFVGGFSLKLFGMGVLIASLLASVFILSTPYRRDRLNTFLNPQADCSDAGYHACQAVIGVGSGGLFGRGIGKSVQVYGYLPEASNDSIFAVYAEIIGFIGSLLLLALYYRLFKSIYIIAQRSELLLRLIAVGILTWFSLQSAMNIGAMIGLLPLKGITLPFVSYGGSSLMLVMFATGIILQISAYTVYSYEKTEDNTPGRRRVRRTRYATRYNRPGN, from the coding sequence TTGGATACAAACTTTAATGAAGCTGGTTCAGGCAAAATAATGAATCGTGACTGGTGGGTATGGCCTGGTCCGAGTTCGCGTCGACACCAAGCAGATCGATCAATTTTCGTCACTACGCTAATATTGTTGGTAATTGGCTTAGTGATTCAGTATGCTATCGGACCAGCGGTTACCGCCGGAACAGACGGAATATCACGAAACTTCTATTTCTATCGACACTTTGCTTCGATATTAATTGGTTTTGCTAGTTTATATATCGCCTGGAAAGTACCAATTAAGTCGTGGATTCGACTTAGTCCTTGGCTTCTGGCGGCCGGAGCGGCTTTAAGCCTGATAACTATCGCGATCGATGGTATCGCGAGTCGATGGATACAGATTGGTTTCTTTTCGTTCCAACCGGTAGAGGTGATTAAGCTAGCGATGATATTGGGTGGGGCAGCTTTTATCCTACAAGCTCGACAAAATAACAATTTTACCTCTAGCTGGCGGCCGGTCAGCCAGTTGCTCTACGCACTAGTTGGTGCAACTTTTTTGGTGGTTATCTTACAGCGCGACTTCGGTTCTTGGTTTGTGATTGCAGCAGTTGTGATGCTGATGCTCTTCGTAGGTGGTTTTAGTTTAAAACTGTTTGGCATGGGAGTCCTGATAGCCTCATTACTAGCTAGTGTGTTTATATTATCGACGCCGTATCGTCGCGATCGTTTAAATACATTCCTAAATCCTCAGGCCGACTGCTCCGATGCCGGCTATCATGCTTGTCAGGCAGTAATTGGAGTTGGCTCGGGAGGTCTGTTTGGGCGTGGTATAGGTAAATCGGTTCAGGTCTATGGTTATTTACCAGAGGCTAGTAACGACTCAATATTTGCAGTCTATGCGGAAATCATTGGGTTTATAGGTAGTCTGTTGCTTTTGGCCTTATATTATCGTCTGTTTAAATCAATTTATATCATCGCGCAACGTTCGGAGCTGCTACTCAGGCTAATTGCGGTAGGCATACTTACATGGTTTAGTCTGCAGTCGGCAATGAATATTGGGGCGATGATTGGCCTTTTGCCACTAAAGGGGATTACTTTGCCTTTTGTCAGCTATGGTGGATCAAGTCTGATGCTGGTAATGTTTGCAACGGGTATAATCTTGCAGATTTCCGCGTATACTGTATATAGCTATGAAAAAACAGAAGACAATACTCCTGGCAGGAGGCGGGTCAGGCGGACACGTTACGCCACTCGCTACAATCGCCCAGGAAATTAA
- a CDS encoding penicillin-binding protein 2, translating to MNSRTQTANANGRLKLFGLFLVVLGAVFVVRLFYLQIIKGSEYRSAADASQVKSLEIPAKRGDIYAYSGSERVPLVLNERRWLVFADSQFIDDINGLVNRLSEYGIDLSDSQKAQLEDGSRYVVLVKDFNDQQKSQLQAAEFTGIYFQERSVRAYAEDSLAAQVLGFVNADGQGQYGIEELLANELTGTPGKLKAITDSRGIPLAFEESNIDIAPVDGQDVTLTIDVGVQKLVEHAVADEVDRTNARGGTGIVMDADTGAILAMSNYPSFSPAAYNQVEDISLFTNNTISSAIEPGSVMKVLVAATVLDKGLVGTEYEYYDPDQVVLDGSVIRNAIDYGAQTRKIEDILISSLNTGSVHLLQVMGGGEVNQQARTTYYDYLVNHFGLSKLTGVELQNEASGQIFGPNEGYGLNIRYGNMTFGQGLTVTPIQLATAYSSIFNGGTRMKPYIVSAIGQTQTTPVVAQSSVLSPSAIEQLRELMRRMGVHKYGDVQYAGLEISGKTGTGQIANPDGGYYDDQYTGTFAGYIKSSDKTYVIVVTIDRPDVRFAGTDAAAPVWKDVVKGMINTGKVD from the coding sequence ATGAACAGTCGAACCCAGACAGCTAATGCCAATGGCCGCTTAAAACTATTCGGTCTTTTTTTGGTTGTGTTAGGGGCAGTATTTGTTGTTAGGCTATTTTATTTACAAATTATCAAAGGCTCTGAGTACCGTAGTGCTGCAGATGCTAGCCAGGTAAAATCACTAGAGATACCTGCCAAAAGAGGTGATATCTATGCTTATAGTGGCAGCGAAAGAGTTCCGCTAGTTTTAAATGAACGAAGATGGCTAGTGTTTGCTGACTCGCAATTTATCGATGATATTAATGGATTAGTCAACCGGCTCAGTGAGTATGGTATAGACCTTTCGGATTCACAGAAAGCCCAGCTAGAGGATGGAAGTCGGTACGTAGTCTTGGTTAAAGATTTCAACGATCAACAGAAGAGTCAGCTACAAGCTGCAGAGTTCACTGGTATATATTTTCAGGAAAGATCTGTCAGAGCATATGCAGAAGATTCACTTGCGGCACAGGTGCTGGGTTTTGTTAATGCTGATGGCCAAGGTCAATATGGTATAGAAGAGTTACTTGCTAATGAGCTCACTGGTACACCAGGCAAACTCAAGGCGATTACCGATTCTCGAGGTATACCGCTGGCTTTCGAGGAAAGTAATATCGATATTGCCCCAGTTGATGGCCAGGATGTAACTCTGACCATAGATGTTGGTGTTCAGAAACTTGTTGAACACGCAGTTGCCGATGAGGTTGACAGAACAAATGCCAGAGGTGGCACCGGAATAGTTATGGATGCTGACACAGGTGCAATATTGGCAATGTCTAACTATCCTAGTTTTTCACCAGCTGCCTATAATCAGGTCGAAGACATTAGTTTATTCACCAATAACACAATTAGTTCGGCAATCGAACCGGGTTCGGTGATGAAAGTACTAGTGGCGGCAACAGTACTAGACAAGGGGCTTGTCGGCACAGAGTACGAATACTACGATCCCGATCAGGTTGTGCTCGATGGTTCGGTGATTAGAAATGCGATTGATTATGGCGCCCAAACACGCAAAATCGAAGACATACTGATCAGTTCACTTAATACTGGTTCGGTTCATTTACTTCAGGTTATGGGTGGTGGGGAAGTTAATCAACAAGCCAGGACCACCTACTATGACTATTTAGTTAACCACTTTGGCTTGAGTAAACTTACAGGGGTCGAGTTGCAAAATGAAGCCAGTGGTCAGATTTTTGGCCCAAACGAAGGCTATGGGCTAAATATTCGTTATGGCAATATGACATTTGGCCAGGGGCTAACAGTTACACCGATTCAGCTCGCCACGGCCTATTCGAGCATATTTAATGGCGGTACACGCATGAAGCCGTACATAGTTTCTGCGATTGGCCAAACCCAGACTACACCTGTCGTTGCTCAGTCTAGCGTACTGAGCCCGTCGGCAATTGAGCAGTTGCGTGAATTAATGCGACGCATGGGTGTCCATAAATATGGTGATGTCCAATACGCTGGCCTAGAGATATCAGGCAAAACAGGCACTGGTCAGATAGCTAACCCAGATGGTGGATACTACGATGATCAGTACACTGGTACATTTGCAGGCTACATAAAATCATCTGATAAAACTTACGTAATAGTTGTGACAATCGATCGACCTGATGTGCGATTTGCGGGAACCGATGCAGCCGCACCGGTCTGGAAAGACGTTGTTAAAGGTATGATTAACACCGGCAAAGTCGACTAA